A window of Narcine bancroftii isolate sNarBan1 chromosome 6, sNarBan1.hap1, whole genome shotgun sequence genomic DNA:
acatcctaagatcctggggatccaatcttttataaactctctcatattcttgccttcttcatcttctttaaggcccactatctttatattatttcttctgttataattttccattatatctattttctgagctaacagctcttgtttctctttaacttttttattagattcttctaatttattttttaagtcctccacctccatttctactgctgcttctcgttcttccaccttgtccattctttttcctatttctgatatggtcatatctattttattcactttctcttctgtactgtttatttttcttcttaaatcactaaattcttgtgcttgccattctttaaatgaatccatgtattctttaataagagaaaatatatccattgtcttgcctttcccttcttcttctatttcactgtactcttcctcttcttcttcctctgggttggccatctgttgtttctttgttttctttttcttctcttctttcttgttttcattgtcttctatgttctcctcttgctgctgctgttctgtagctgtcattgccggctgtagagatcgactccccagctggtcgcccctcccgtcagtgtcgcgcatgcgcggttgtgcacttttactcggctcagcgagccatttttgtagtccactttctaccgacctgagggagctggcttctctctccaccgcgggcctcttcgaacaggtaaggccttctccttcttcttctgtggtcttctcttcctctcttcttaccgttggtttcgacttttctttttttgtcgccattttatttccacctttatattcactttaccttaatttttatttttgtgcctttgtgctttcctttatttttttcaacttttctggagagggctggagttcaccgtctggccactactccatcacgtgacttcccccagtttgtagcttcttgaccgtCACTGAAgaaatgatggtgttgaaggctgagctgtagtcgatgaagagcagccgtatttgtgaattgctgttttcgaggtgatccagagatgaGTGGAGAGCCGACAATGTTTCAtcagctgtggagcgattgtgatgacagGTGAATTGCAGcgagtccagatctttacttaggtacgtgttaattctggccatgaccactctctgtgatggaatatttgggaatgtttttgggagataaattggtaaaattagagtagattacatatatacacacactttaaaacagatcttatttgaaaaactgaagaattcatattcagtgactttacagaaactatggacattccacaagtaggtgctaattgaaatgatgtcatgaaatgaatggactattgtcttggaagtacaaccagagccaggttgtctgttttggacctatttgcaaggcttttgacctctctgcaaagtgctcactcagaggtcattgagaggctaaaacaacagatggaccaaAAGAGGAactctgttgtttgctggagaagggggggaggtgtttgcaagtgagagagagaaggacatgctgctggcaaGTTTGAATGTCAGATAAAGAGAGAGACCGAAGGGGGTATTTGATTGTGTAAgacacacagctgaaacaagccaggagaagcatgttggaactgaaacagaagctccagagtggcagatggctggaagtgctatttgtctgaaaacagaaaggaactctgtggtagcctgagagaaatttccagctgttcttactttctctttcttggaagccatcttctctgTATCCTTATCTTCTATTTTGTGTACtctatttctgttatgctttgctttttcctaactttttcttctattttcctggagagggctggttttcccaaccagccagtactccatcacgtgactcctctcagaCCTTCCTTCTCCAGGGTGCTGAATCTTCAGGATTCTCTGCCCAATGATATGGATGAGACGCCATTTTGGGGCACATTCGAGGCAGAGGGATAGATTTTTGGATGGGAATGAAGTGGAGGTACATTAAGTTAGTTCAGGAGAatggagtggaggtgaaagattaGCCCTGACATTGAATAGGTCATATGGTTAGCAGTGGAAGGAGGAACCCTGATCTGTATGGACAATGACAAAGAGaggtacaggccattcagcccatacaTCCCTCCTGTCTCACAGATACCCACTTTCACTTTCTATGTTAATCCTGTATACTCCAAACTTGCCGCTTACCTACAAGCTAGGAaccaattaaccccccccccctcccaatctGCACATTTGAGGTGGAGGATGCCAGAATTGAGCCAGGGTCCCAGGGGTTGTGAGACAGCAGCACTACCTGCTGCACCACCCCAGTGCACTATGAGGTCCAGGTTCATTCTGCACAAAAGTCCCAGTGATTCAGCCCCTAAATGGATCATTGTGTCCAGTCTGAGCACCAGTTTGGGAAAGGGTTCCTTGCCTGATCCCAGGGGACGAGGGAGATGGGGAAGCTGGGATGTGATCTCAAAGATTCTGAACAGGCAAAGGAGAAGGAGGAACTGCTGCCATGGGCAGAGGGGACAAGAGCccagggatggagagggagggcagTTCTCCAGCTGTGGGTGAGGGTGTCTGGCTCCCCTTGGTGGAGCACCAGGCAGAGGGGGCAGGGAGATCTGGCAGAGCAGAGGTGTGTTCTGTGTGGGGGAAGACTTTCTGTGAAGGAAAACGCGAAGGTCTGCAGTCAccgcgattgaagtaaaaacaacgctggagaaactcagcagctcaaacagtgtcctttatgtagcaaagataaagatacagaaagaACCTTTCAGGCTTCGGCCCTCCATCAAGGTTTGAAAAATTgtcagcaggtgcccaaacaaaatggttgggggagGACCTCGGTCCCACAGgcaaggaggtaataggtggataagggagggaaggcacaccagaAAACAAGGGGTGGGGTTGACTCTGTGAATGaggtgggaagggggtggagaactggaggaaagaagaccaagggaaagggaagggaggcagAATGGGGATAGTATGAGGCCATTAACAGGCaagtgagcatgggagtgggtgTTCCCTCAGTGTGCCTGAGAGCAACTTCAGGGCTGGGCCAGAGCAGCCCCTGGGCCCAATGACAGGTACATTTCTCATAATCTCTCTGCCATGACATCACTGAACTCACTGACAGAGGCTCTGATGCTTCACACAGTAGACCAGCAGTATTTGGGATCAGAGAGtaaactttgaaaatctttcaTCGAAGGGTTTTGACAAGAATAAAAAAGAGAACGGAGAGGTGGACAAACAGGAATGCATAGCAGATGGTCTTGAGTGAAAGGGAGAATGGGGAAATGGTATTCTCAGAGAGCCGGACCTGAGGTCAAACTGATAAAGATACACATGGAGAAAGAGAAGGTTGCAGAGAGCAGGAGGAGGGAAGCAGGCACAACGAGCAGAGACAAAGAGAGGGGGAGGCATGAGGAAGGGGAGCTCGAGTGGAAGGCAAGAGAGCAGCTGAGCagagagaggaagaaggaagaagggaaaatggggagatgcaaagagaggGAGAGGCCAATGCAGACACGGAAATCAGGGGCACGTTCATATGAAGCTGGAGAGTGGGCAAGATGGGATAACTGGGAGAGAACAAGGGGGAAACAAAggatggggagagaaggagagaagatggtgtgtgagagagaaaggaggACCAGCCATGGAAAGGCTGATAAGAGGGAAGAGAAAAGAGAAAGGGTGAGGATGAGAGAGGAAGGCAGGAGGGAAGAGCAGATGGACAGAGATAAAGAATGGACAGAAGGGAAAAGGgaaggtgaagaacagtggaatgAAGAAAGCGGCAGAGgtcgagagagagcaagagatggGAAAAGACACAGAAGAAAAGCGTACAGTCAGGGAGAACCACGAGAACGAAAGATGAGCAGAAACAGGAGAAGAGGATTTGAAGATGATGGGGGGAAAGGATGGGAAGATGGGGAGAAGTGGGAGGCCAGAGGATGGGGAGATGGTCAGCAATCGAGATGGGTCAAACGGAGCAAGAGTCAGAGAcagggaagaggaagaggagaatGGCAAAATCATCAAGGAAGGCAGGAAGAAATGATCAGTTGCAGCAGGAAAAGGAGTAAGGCacgtcagagagagaaagagagagcaaaaTGCTGGGAAGAGAGGGCgaatgggggctggagaccaATAGAGAGGATCTACATCCTCGTCAACTGAGAGGTGAGGATCTAATTTTGGTTCCCTCCAGCCATCTAGTTGATGGTCACCCGCTCAAACCTTCCTGTGTTCTTTCTAGTTCTAGGTACTGTCAGAATCCTTGGCCTGCGACCTGACTGCACCAGCCACAGCAGAGACCAAGAGCCCAGACTCTTGCAAGATCATTTCCATCCGTTCCCAGAGTGACCTGCATCCTAGACCTGTACCTGGCCTCGTCGTCCCATCATCAAATGGCACCATGACTTTGGTTGGCAATAAATCGACACAACCAATGTTTCTGAGGTATAATGTGTTGTCACATGGACAAAGGCACATTCAAAATTGCACTCCCACCCAGCGTCAATGCCATCATCCAAATTCAGGGCCTCTTTGCTCC
This region includes:
- the LOC138735573 gene encoding octapeptide-repeat protein T2-like — encoded protein: MGKWYSQRAGPEVKLIKIHMEKEKVAESRRREAGTTSRDKERGRHEEGELEWKAREQLSRERKKEEGKMGRCKERERPMQTRKSGARSYEAGEWARWDNWERTRGKQRMGREGEKMVCERERRTSHGKADKREEKRERVRMREEGRREEQMDRDKEWTEGKREGEEQWNEESGRGRERARDGKRHRRKAYSQGEPRERKMSRNRRRGFEDDGGKGWEDGEKWEARGWGDGQQSRWVKRSKSQRQGRGRGEWQNHQGRQEEMISCSRKRSKARQREKERAKCWEERANGGWRPIERIYILVN